CTATAATCCGCAAGCTGTTTAAGCGATGTAATTCCTTCATGTAGTAATGCATTACGAGCAGGCGATGATAGTCGTGCTAAGAAACCTTCTGTTGGCTTGTTTTCCTGCTCACATTTTGGGCAAGTGCCACAGTCTGTACTTTTATAATAACGATGCCCCTTTGGACAAATGCGCAATGTTCGTTCGCGGTTCACCATAATTTACCCTCCTTAAAATGACTACTTCTTTCAATGTAGCGCATTGTACAATACATTGTCGACCGATGACTACTTGTCATTACATGAATGGAAAAAGCGAAATGATGCCTTTTCCTGTATTGGCGTTCTTTCATAACAACTAAAAAATCCGCTGTACGAAAAATTCATACAACGGACGTTGGTTTATGATTTTACTAAATGGTTGTCGGTTACATTACGAATCATATAATCAAACGCGCCCAGTGCAGCTGTTGCACCCGAACCCATAGAAATGACGATTTGTTTGTAAGCCGTATCTGTGCAATCTCCTGCTGCAAACACACCTGGGATATTTGTTGCACCGTGCTTATCAACGATGATTTCACCGTGCCCATTCATGTTTACAGCACCTTGAAGGAATTCTGTATTTGGTAATAAACCAATTTGAATGAACACACCTTCTAACGCAATATGCTTTTCTTCTCCAGATACGCTATCGATATAAGTTAAACCATTTACTTTATCGGTACCTGTAATTTCTTGAGTTAATGCGTTTGTAAGAACGGTCACATTTTTTAATGAACGCACACGCTCTTGTAGTACTTTATCCGCCTTTAATTCCGAGCCACGTTGAATTAGTGTTACATGATTGACGATACCTGCTAAATCAATTGCCGCTTCAACACCAGAGTTACCACCGCCGATTACTGCCACGTTTTTGCCTTTGAAGATTGGCCCATCACAGTGTGGACAGTACGCAACTCCTTTGTTTTTAAATTGCTCTTCACCTGGTACATCTAATTGACGATAGCGTGCACCTGTTGAAAGAATAACTGTTTTCCCTTTTAATACCGCACCGTTTTCTAATGTTACTTCCACGAAATCTTTTTTCTCGATTTTCGCTGCTCGTTGAGACTTCAGTACATCGATATCATAATCTAATACGTGCGCCTCTAAGCTTGATACGAATGCTGGACCTTCTGTAGCCTTCGTTCCGATAATGTTTTCAATCGATAACGTATCATTCACCTGACCACCGAATCGGTCTGCTACGATACCTGTACGAATACCT
This portion of the Solibacillus daqui genome encodes:
- a CDS encoding RNA polymerase alpha subunit C-terminal domain-containing protein, yielding MVNRERTLRICPKGHRYYKSTDCGTCPKCEQENKPTEGFLARLSSPARNALLHEGITSLKQLADYSEKEILALHGVGPTTMPILKTALEEENLQFKR
- the ahpF gene encoding alkyl hydroperoxide reductase subunit F, whose protein sequence is MLDNQIKAQLQQYLTMLEGDLLIKVSVADDKTSQDMLNLVEELEKMSPRITVQHALLERTPSFSIDKVGAEESGIVFAGLPLGHEFTSLVLALLQVSGRAPKVDAAVVKRIQAIKQPMKFETYVSLTCHNCPDVVQALNIMAVLNPNVSNTMVEGGAFQDEIKARDIMAVPTVFLNGENFGGGRMELEEILTKLGEVSDGSEFADVDPFDVLVVGGGPAGASAAIYSARKGIRTGIVADRFGGQVNDTLSIENIIGTKATEGPAFVSSLEAHVLDYDIDVLKSQRAAKIEKKDFVEVTLENGAVLKGKTVILSTGARYRQLDVPGEEQFKNKGVAYCPHCDGPIFKGKNVAVIGGGNSGVEAAIDLAGIVNHVTLIQRGSELKADKVLQERVRSLKNVTVLTNALTQEITGTDKVNGLTYIDSVSGEEKHIALEGVFIQIGLLPNTEFLQGAVNMNGHGEIIVDKHGATNIPGVFAAGDCTDTAYKQIVISMGSGATAALGAFDYMIRNVTDNHLVKS